A stretch of Carya illinoinensis cultivar Pawnee chromosome 14, C.illinoinensisPawnee_v1, whole genome shotgun sequence DNA encodes these proteins:
- the LOC122293714 gene encoding uncharacterized protein LOC122293714 has protein sequence MTNPNKKMNLYFDNFDASVFYRKTCLSMTSIKPLSLEKMERTSFAAELKANSHRSLKREELKDLGEKLRRGWVDFEVNMWVSTTFGAGNWLSMKRSMAVNCKNLNVIFSSSSKSTGMLEDQIIENCVVVYS, from the coding sequence ATGACTAATCCCAACAAGAAAATGAACTTGTACTTTGACAATTTCGATGCATCTGTGTTTTACAGGAAAACCTGTCTTTCTATGACTTCGATTAAACCTCTCTCTTTGGAGAAGATGGAACGAACAAGCTTTGCCGCCGAGCTAAAAGCAAATTCGCATCGCTCTCTGAAGAGAGAGGAGTTGAAGGACTTGGGCGAGAAGTTAAGGCGTGGGTGGGTTGACTTTGAAGTGAACATGTGGGTTTCAACAACGTTTGGAGCTGGAAATTGGCTTAGCATGAAAAGATCAATGGCTGTTAATTGCAAGAATCTCAACGTtatcttctcatcttcttcgaAATCAACTGGAATGCTCGAAGATCAAATCATAGAAAATTGCGTGGTTGTTTATTCCTGA